The genomic window GCTCACGAACACCTCTGCTCCCGGCGCCTGCACGGCCGCGATGGCCCAGGCCGGCAGACGCGGGTCGTCGGCTAGCCACCAGAGCAGCACCTGGGTGTCGAGCAGCAGGCGTTTCATTGCAGCGGTGCGTCGAAGTTGGCGGCGATGGCAATGGCGTGGCGCATGGCGCCCGGTGCGTGGGCGGCGCTGGGGGTTGGCACCCAGGCGCTGAGGCGGGCTACCGGTTTGCCTGCTCTAGCGATCCATATCTCCTCGCCCTGCTCCACCTGGAGCAGCAGGCGTGAGAGCTGGGTTTTGGCCTCATGCACATTCACCAGCTGGGGCTGGTTGCTTGGTGTTGGCTCAGTGGGGAATGGCGGGAAGGCCACGGCTGCAAAAACCTCTGGACTTAGTTTTAGCTTAGCTAACCAACTCAAATTACTGTCCGCCCGGGAGCCCCAGTCCCCAGTCCCCCAGTCCCCTAGTCCCTGTTAAGCCGGCGTCCAGTGCCTCCCCATAGGATCAGCTGAGGCATTGATACAGGCCATGGCAGGCGCGGCAGTAGCACCAGCATCACTAGCCCCATCTCAGCAGGCTCCTTGGGAGGCGGTGATTGGCCTGGAGACCCATGTGCAGCTGGGCACCGCCAGCAAGATTTTCACCAGCGCCTCCACCGCCTTCGGCGATGCCCCCAACACCCATATCGACCCCGTGGTGTGTGGCCTGCCTGGCACCTTGCCAGTGCTTAATCAAAAGGTGCTCGAGTATGCAGTAAAGGCAGCCCTTGCCCTCAACCTGCATATTGCTGAGCACAGTAAGTTTGATCGCAAGCAATATTTTTATCCCGACCTGCCCAAGAATTATCAGATCTCCCAATTTGACGAGCCAATCGCCGAAGATGGCTGGATTGAAGTGGAGGTGGCCGAAAAAGGCAAAGAAACTTATTTGAAGCGTATCGGTATAGAAAGGCTTCACATGGAAGAAGATGCCGGCAAATTGGTGCACGCCGGCAGTGATCGTCTAGACGGCTCCACCCACTCC from Cyanobium sp. Tous-M-B4 includes these protein-coding regions:
- a CDS encoding type II toxin-antitoxin system Phd/YefM family antitoxin, which gives rise to MAFPPFPTEPTPSNQPQLVNVHEAKTQLSRLLLQVEQGEEIWIARAGKPVARLSAWVPTPSAAHAPGAMRHAIAIAANFDAPLQ